In the genome of Myxococcus guangdongensis, one region contains:
- a CDS encoding TAT-variant-translocated molybdopterin oxidoreductase, producing MNTKRDGTPSQESSSFALPVVSDRPAKAPDAVGEALDHAAQHANASEHGYGQTYWRSLEEKLGASEYMEETRPEFPAGADLPPSGFVRREFMQLLGASLALAGATACSTRPQDEKLLPYTKTPPEVTPGNPLHYASAMTLSGHTSGLLITAREGRPVKIEGNPDHPINQGAACTFEQAWLLSLYDPSRARVLRQGKSPRALRVLNETIAGLANKSANGGSRVRFLTEAVGSPLTGDLRNRILKKLPNARFFSASSNQDTSADALRTMFGGQHVTALYDFANADVVLSLDADFLESCPGNLRHIREFADRRDPRKGKLNRLYMAEARFSITGGMADHRKRLKSREILGLAAAVAQAVGGSAASLAAPAAAKSALRGDMGNWVQAVAADLRAAGPGRSLVIAGERQPAAVHALAHALNDALGNANKTVRYVQASIAEATGLSQARALVEDIEAGRVDTLVITAYNPVYTLPADIGLAKVLSKEHPNRAKLNVIYTGLYEDETSAHVDWFIPAAHPLETWSDGRSVDGTVSIAQPLIQPLFAGVPEAELLAMFLDEPFRPAYQLLRDYWRGQSANAADFEARWETWVSQGFIENTASAAVGTAPDFGAAASLVAGYTPPASGDLELNFINDYKVYDGRFGNNSWLQELPEPITKMTWDNAALVGPDTAKKLSLSPGDLAELSYGGQKLTVPVWVVPGHEDDTVTVALGYGRNGLHEQVAKGVGFDVNVIRSSKNPWFDGGATLTKVRGSHKFSLTQTHWRMENRPIALDMPLSELENPSVATQHTLHRVKGELKLGIQDNLEPFEYNGYKWAMAIDLSRCTGCSACVIACQAENNIPVVGKAQVAVSREMNWLRIDRYFEGPENDPKMVMQPVACVHCEKAPCEYVCPVNATVHSDEGLNDMVYNRCVGTRYCSNNCPYKVRRFNYLHYTADKTATEKMLMNPDVTVRNRGVMEKCTYCVQRIERVRIDARVKKELIKEADLKTACQQTCAAQAIVFGSLHDEKQLVSQLHEDVRAYKLLHELGTRPRTAHLIRVRNPNTALEPAKAAPQEGSH from the coding sequence ATGAACACGAAGCGCGACGGCACCCCGTCGCAGGAGTCCTCTTCCTTCGCGCTCCCGGTCGTCTCGGACCGACCCGCCAAGGCGCCCGACGCCGTGGGTGAGGCGCTGGACCACGCCGCCCAGCACGCGAACGCTTCCGAGCACGGCTACGGCCAGACGTACTGGCGCAGCCTCGAGGAGAAGCTCGGCGCCTCCGAGTACATGGAGGAGACCCGCCCCGAGTTCCCCGCGGGCGCGGACCTGCCCCCCTCCGGCTTCGTGCGCCGCGAGTTCATGCAGCTGCTCGGCGCGTCGCTCGCGCTGGCTGGCGCCACGGCGTGCAGCACCCGTCCCCAGGACGAGAAGCTGCTGCCGTACACGAAGACGCCGCCGGAGGTCACCCCCGGCAACCCGCTGCACTACGCGTCCGCGATGACGCTGTCGGGCCATACGTCCGGCCTGCTCATCACCGCCCGCGAGGGTCGCCCCGTGAAGATCGAGGGCAACCCGGACCACCCCATCAACCAGGGCGCCGCCTGCACCTTCGAGCAGGCGTGGCTGTTGTCCCTGTACGACCCCAGCCGCGCCCGCGTGCTACGCCAGGGCAAGAGCCCCCGCGCGCTGCGCGTGCTCAACGAGACCATCGCCGGGCTGGCGAACAAGTCGGCCAACGGTGGCTCGCGCGTGCGCTTCCTCACGGAGGCCGTGGGCTCGCCGCTGACGGGTGACCTGCGCAACCGCATCCTGAAGAAGCTGCCCAACGCGCGCTTCTTCAGCGCGTCCTCCAACCAGGACACCAGCGCGGACGCGCTGCGCACGATGTTCGGCGGCCAGCACGTCACCGCGCTGTACGACTTCGCCAACGCGGACGTCGTGCTGTCGCTGGACGCGGACTTCCTGGAGAGCTGCCCGGGCAACCTGCGCCACATCCGCGAGTTCGCGGACCGCCGCGACCCGCGCAAGGGCAAGCTCAACCGCCTGTACATGGCGGAGGCCCGCTTCTCCATCACCGGCGGCATGGCCGACCACCGCAAGCGCCTGAAGTCCCGGGAGATCCTCGGACTGGCCGCCGCCGTGGCCCAGGCCGTGGGTGGCAGCGCCGCGTCGCTCGCCGCTCCGGCCGCCGCCAAGTCGGCGCTGCGCGGTGACATGGGCAACTGGGTGCAGGCGGTCGCCGCCGACCTGCGCGCCGCCGGTCCCGGCCGCTCGCTCGTCATCGCGGGTGAGCGTCAGCCGGCCGCCGTGCACGCGCTGGCCCACGCGCTCAACGACGCGCTCGGCAACGCGAACAAGACGGTGCGCTACGTCCAGGCGTCCATCGCGGAGGCCACCGGCCTGTCGCAGGCGCGCGCCCTGGTCGAGGACATCGAGGCGGGCCGCGTCGACACGCTGGTCATCACCGCCTACAACCCCGTCTACACGCTGCCGGCGGACATCGGCCTGGCCAAGGTGCTCAGCAAGGAGCACCCCAACCGCGCCAAGCTGAACGTCATCTACACGGGCCTCTACGAGGACGAGACCAGCGCGCACGTCGACTGGTTCATCCCCGCGGCGCACCCGCTGGAGACGTGGAGCGACGGTCGCTCGGTGGACGGCACCGTCTCCATCGCGCAGCCGCTCATCCAGCCGCTCTTCGCGGGCGTGCCGGAGGCGGAGCTGCTCGCCATGTTCCTGGACGAGCCCTTCCGCCCCGCCTACCAGCTCTTGCGCGACTACTGGCGCGGCCAGTCCGCCAACGCGGCGGACTTCGAGGCGCGCTGGGAGACCTGGGTGTCCCAGGGCTTCATCGAGAACACCGCCTCCGCCGCCGTGGGCACCGCCCCGGACTTCGGCGCCGCGGCCTCGCTGGTCGCGGGCTACACGCCCCCGGCCTCGGGTGACCTCGAGCTGAACTTCATCAACGACTACAAGGTCTACGATGGCCGCTTCGGCAACAACTCCTGGCTGCAGGAGCTGCCCGAGCCCATCACCAAGATGACCTGGGACAACGCCGCGCTCGTCGGCCCGGACACGGCCAAGAAGCTGAGCCTGTCCCCCGGCGACCTGGCGGAGCTGTCCTACGGCGGCCAGAAGCTCACGGTCCCGGTGTGGGTGGTCCCCGGTCACGAGGACGACACCGTCACGGTGGCGCTGGGCTACGGCCGCAACGGCCTGCACGAGCAGGTCGCCAAGGGCGTGGGCTTCGACGTCAACGTCATCCGCAGCAGCAAGAACCCCTGGTTCGACGGCGGCGCCACGCTCACCAAGGTGCGCGGCAGCCACAAGTTCAGCCTGACCCAGACGCACTGGCGCATGGAGAACCGCCCCATCGCGCTGGACATGCCCCTGTCCGAGCTGGAGAACCCCTCGGTCGCCACCCAGCACACCCTGCACCGCGTGAAGGGTGAGCTGAAGCTGGGCATCCAGGACAACCTCGAGCCCTTCGAGTACAACGGCTACAAGTGGGCGATGGCCATCGACCTGTCGCGCTGCACGGGCTGCAGCGCCTGTGTCATCGCCTGCCAGGCCGAGAACAACATCCCGGTGGTGGGCAAGGCCCAGGTGGCCGTCAGCCGCGAGATGAACTGGCTGCGCATCGACCGGTACTTCGAGGGTCCGGAGAACGACCCGAAGATGGTCATGCAGCCCGTCGCGTGCGTGCACTGCGAGAAGGCGCCTTGCGAGTACGTGTGCCCGGTGAACGCCACGGTGCACTCGGACGAGGGCCTGAACGACATGGTGTACAACCGCTGCGTCGGCACGCGGTACTGCTCCAACAACTGCCCCTACAAGGTCCGCCGCTTCAACTACCTGCACTACACCGCGGACAAGACGGCGACCGAGAAGATGCTGATGAACCCGGACGTCACGGTGCGCAACCGCGGCGTCATGGAGAAGTGCACGTACTGCGTCCAGCGCATCGAGCGCGTTCGCATCGACGCGCGCGTCAAGAAGGAGCTCATCAAGGAGGCCGACCTCAAGACGGCCTGCCAGCAGACGTGCGCCGCCCAGGCCATCGTCTTCGGCTCCCTCCACGACGAGAAGCAGCTCGTCTCGCAGCTCCATGAGGACGTGCGCGCCTACAAGCTCCTGCACGAGCTGGGCACCCGTCCGCGCACCGCGCACCTCATCCGCGTGCGCAACCCGAATACCGCCCTCGAGCCGGCCAAGGCCGCGCCGCAGGAAGGGAGCCACTAA
- the ctaD gene encoding cytochrome c oxidase subunit I, translating to MTPSSSLDTAGAAPHDEHHDHHPSYLVDGTTIKSWLLTVDHKRIGLMFLFWVLLFFLVGGIFALLIRVELLTPGPTIMDAMTYNRTFTLHGLVMIFLFMIPAIPAVFGNFMLPLMLGAKDVAFPRLNLASLYIYLAGAVLALWGMLNGGLDTGWTFYTPYSTHTTTTVAPVLFGAFIIGFSSIATGINFIVTCHTMRAPGITWFKMPLFVWAIYATSCIQVLATPVIGLLLVLVTVENLFSFGMFDPARGGDPVLFQHLFWFYSHPAVYIMVLPAFGVMSEIVSTYSRKNLFGYRAVAYSSLGIAFVGFFAWGHHMFVSGQSTFDAGVFGVLTMLVGVFTAIKVFNWVGTVYKGAVDFKTPFAYFCGFLFFTVFGGMTGIALGTVSLDVAWHDTYFVVAHFHFIMVGATIMAFLAALHYWFPKMFGRTYHEGWGLVSAALIILGFNATFIPQFLLGNNGMPRRYYDYPERFQALNVASTAGATLLAFGFIIIAMYLAYALVYGKAAGKNPWRSKGYEWVSESPPPTHNFVGPQPTFPEEPHFYVDPKKAEVPDAV from the coding sequence ATGACCCCATCCAGTAGCCTCGATACGGCGGGGGCCGCCCCGCACGACGAGCACCACGACCACCACCCGAGCTATCTGGTGGACGGCACCACCATCAAGAGCTGGCTCTTGACGGTGGACCACAAGCGCATCGGCCTGATGTTCCTGTTCTGGGTCCTGCTCTTCTTCCTCGTGGGCGGCATCTTCGCGCTGCTCATCCGGGTGGAGCTGCTCACCCCGGGCCCGACCATCATGGACGCGATGACGTACAACCGTACGTTCACGCTCCACGGCCTGGTCATGATCTTCCTGTTCATGATTCCGGCGATTCCGGCCGTCTTCGGCAACTTCATGCTGCCGCTGATGCTGGGCGCCAAGGACGTGGCCTTCCCCCGGCTGAACCTGGCCTCGCTCTACATCTACCTGGCGGGCGCGGTGCTGGCGCTGTGGGGCATGCTCAACGGCGGCCTGGACACGGGCTGGACGTTCTACACGCCGTACAGCACGCACACGACGACGACGGTGGCGCCGGTGCTGTTCGGCGCGTTCATCATCGGCTTCAGCTCCATCGCCACGGGCATCAACTTCATCGTCACCTGCCACACCATGCGGGCGCCGGGCATCACCTGGTTCAAGATGCCGCTGTTCGTGTGGGCCATCTACGCGACGAGCTGCATCCAGGTGCTGGCGACGCCGGTCATCGGCCTGCTGCTGGTCCTGGTGACGGTGGAGAACCTGTTCAGCTTCGGCATGTTCGACCCGGCGCGCGGCGGCGACCCGGTGCTCTTCCAGCACCTGTTCTGGTTCTACAGCCACCCGGCCGTGTACATCATGGTGCTGCCGGCCTTCGGCGTGATGAGTGAGATCGTCAGCACGTACAGCCGCAAGAACCTCTTCGGCTACCGCGCGGTGGCGTACTCCTCCCTGGGCATCGCCTTCGTCGGCTTCTTCGCCTGGGGCCACCACATGTTCGTGTCCGGCCAGTCCACCTTCGACGCCGGCGTGTTCGGCGTGCTGACCATGCTGGTGGGTGTGTTCACCGCCATCAAGGTCTTCAACTGGGTGGGCACCGTCTACAAGGGCGCGGTCGACTTCAAGACGCCCTTCGCCTACTTCTGCGGCTTCCTGTTCTTCACCGTGTTCGGTGGCATGACGGGCATCGCGCTGGGCACGGTGTCGCTGGACGTGGCGTGGCACGACACCTACTTCGTCGTGGCGCACTTCCACTTCATCATGGTGGGCGCGACCATCATGGCCTTCCTGGCCGCCCTGCATTACTGGTTCCCGAAGATGTTCGGGCGCACGTACCACGAGGGATGGGGCCTGGTGTCCGCGGCGCTCATCATCCTGGGGTTCAACGCCACGTTCATCCCCCAGTTCCTCCTGGGCAACAACGGCATGCCGCGCCGGTACTATGACTATCCGGAGCGCTTCCAGGCGCTGAACGTCGCCTCCACCGCGGGCGCGACGCTCCTGGCCTTCGGGTTCATCATCATCGCCATGTACCTGGCGTACGCGCTCGTGTACGGCAAGGCCGCTGGCAAGAACCCGTGGCGCAGCAAGGGCTACGAGTGGGTGAGCGAGTCGCCGCCGCCGACGCACAACTTCGTGGGGCCTCAGCCGACGTTCCCCGAGGAGCCCCACTTCTACGTCGACCCGAAGAAGGCCGAGGTTCCCGATGCAGTCTAG
- a CDS encoding DUF3341 domain-containing protein, which yields MEAKVLDSWVLAEFATPDILVDATRQMREKGFQGMDTYSPYPLHGGSEALGLPPSRVPFIALCGGLTGMVTALSMQTWMNTIDYKLNIGGRPLLSLPAWVPITFELTVLFAAFGIFFGLLGLSRLPQPYHTVFESEDFRSASTHGYWLGVPHAPGQDAAAVIDQLKALGATQVTVVTGEKE from the coding sequence ATGGAAGCCAAGGTCCTCGATTCCTGGGTGCTGGCCGAGTTCGCGACGCCAGACATCCTCGTGGATGCCACCCGCCAGATGCGCGAGAAGGGCTTCCAGGGGATGGATACGTACTCCCCCTATCCGCTGCACGGCGGCTCGGAGGCCCTGGGCCTCCCGCCGTCCCGCGTGCCCTTCATCGCGCTGTGCGGGGGCCTCACCGGCATGGTGACGGCGCTCTCCATGCAGACGTGGATGAACACCATCGACTACAAGCTGAACATCGGCGGTCGCCCGCTGCTGTCGCTGCCGGCGTGGGTGCCCATCACGTTCGAGCTGACGGTGCTGTTCGCCGCGTTCGGCATCTTCTTCGGCCTGTTGGGGCTGAGCCGGCTGCCGCAGCCCTACCACACGGTCTTCGAGTCCGAGGATTTCCGCTCGGCGTCCACGCACGGCTACTGGCTGGGCGTGCCGCACGCGCCGGGACAGGACGCCGCGGCCGTCATCGACCAGCTCAAGGCCCTGGGTGCCACCCAGGTGACCGTCGTCACGGGAGAGAAGGAATGA
- a CDS encoding SCO family protein: MMSLFSYIPQCAPRLGMLVAVALVLGTATPAPAMPGGGKTPRSIVEAQQDAPPQLKGVDVEEHLGDPVPPLTHFLDSNGQEVTLGTVLPKTLPTLLTLVYYNCPMLCNLVLNAQVKTMRELGLELGRDYEAVTISVDPEDTPAMSNERRRKHLQSMGKPESAPWHFLTGTDAEIRRLADAVGFKYTYDESTRQYAHPAVVMVLTPEGTLSRYLYGTDFPPKDMKLALLEAAGGRVGTSFDRVVMSCFKYDTATRRYGFYIFGFIRLGALAVFFALATMLIYFWRRELKKGAAA; the protein is encoded by the coding sequence ATGATGTCCCTCTTCTCCTACATCCCCCAGTGCGCCCCACGCCTGGGGATGCTCGTCGCGGTGGCCCTGGTGCTGGGCACGGCGACTCCGGCCCCGGCGATGCCGGGCGGTGGCAAGACGCCCCGCTCCATCGTCGAGGCCCAGCAGGACGCCCCGCCCCAGTTGAAGGGCGTGGACGTGGAGGAGCACCTGGGTGACCCGGTGCCGCCGCTGACCCACTTCCTGGACTCGAATGGCCAGGAGGTGACGCTGGGGACGGTGCTGCCCAAGACGCTGCCCACGCTGCTGACGCTCGTCTATTACAACTGCCCCATGCTCTGTAACCTGGTGCTCAACGCCCAGGTGAAGACGATGCGGGAGCTGGGTCTGGAGCTGGGCCGCGACTACGAGGCGGTCACCATCAGCGTGGACCCCGAGGACACCCCGGCGATGAGCAACGAGCGCCGGCGCAAGCACCTTCAGTCCATGGGCAAGCCCGAGAGCGCGCCCTGGCACTTCCTCACCGGGACGGACGCGGAGATTCGCCGCCTCGCGGACGCGGTGGGCTTCAAGTACACGTACGACGAGAGCACCAGGCAGTACGCCCACCCCGCGGTGGTGATGGTGCTCACGCCGGAAGGGACGCTGTCGCGGTACCTGTACGGGACGGACTTCCCTCCCAAGGACATGAAGCTGGCGTTGCTGGAGGCGGCCGGTGGTCGCGTGGGGACCAGCTTCGACCGCGTGGTGATGTCCTGCTTCAAGTATGACACCGCCACCCGGCGGTACGGCTTCTACATCTTCGGGTTCATCCGCCTGGGCGCACTGGCCGTCTTCTTCGCCCTGGCGACGATGCTGATCTATTTCTGGAGGCGCGAGCTGAAGAAAGGCGCGGCGGCATGA
- a CDS encoding c-type cytochrome produces MRWLIPAAGLVALSGCDVPSEFLQRMEHQAKYEYYEASDFWADGRAMRQPPAHTIPRERFGSVPEIKDPVARQTAVTGRTNGQPAATIPVTVDQALLTLGQRKYNIVCSQCHGVLGDGNSVVAENMALRLPPSLLELEAKPAGHFYTAINEGYGVMPSFSGELDVRERWAVVAYVRALQEARNIRTAGQQPVPQENR; encoded by the coding sequence ATGAGGTGGCTCATCCCCGCCGCCGGACTCGTCGCGCTGTCGGGCTGCGACGTCCCCTCGGAGTTCCTGCAGCGCATGGAGCACCAGGCCAAGTACGAGTACTACGAGGCCTCGGACTTCTGGGCGGACGGCCGGGCCATGCGCCAGCCGCCGGCCCACACGATTCCCCGTGAGCGCTTCGGCAGCGTGCCGGAAATCAAGGACCCCGTCGCCCGCCAGACGGCCGTCACCGGCCGCACCAACGGTCAGCCCGCGGCCACCATCCCCGTGACGGTGGACCAGGCGCTGCTGACCCTGGGCCAGCGCAAGTACAACATCGTCTGCTCGCAGTGCCACGGCGTGCTCGGCGACGGCAACAGCGTGGTGGCGGAGAACATGGCCCTGCGCCTGCCTCCGTCGCTGCTGGAGCTGGAGGCCAAGCCCGCGGGCCACTTCTACACGGCCATCAACGAGGGCTACGGCGTGATGCCGTCCTTCTCCGGCGAGCTCGACGTGCGCGAGCGCTGGGCCGTGGTCGCCTACGTGCGAGCGCTTCAGGAAGCCCGCAACATCCGGACGGCCGGTCAGCAGCCCGTTCCGCAGGAGAACCGATGA
- the nrfD gene encoding NrfD/PsrC family molybdoenzyme membrane anchor subunit — MAETAAHHPLDPLEPRDLVAPHHDDKSLNETLLDHVWRKPGKGWFMLFGLSLSALGLLVIGVTYTLARGIGVWGNNQPVGWAFDIINFVWWVGIGHAGTLISAILLLFQQKWRTSINRFAEAMTLFAVMCAGLFPLLHTGRPWFAFWLFPYPSTLGAWPQFRSPLVWDVFAISTYLTVSALFWFVGLIPDLAALRDSSKTKLQRTIYGLFALGWRGSGRHWHNYKIAYLLLAGLSTPLVVSVHTIVSFDFAVSLLPGWHATIFPPYFVAGAVFSGFAMVITLIVPARKYLGLRDVITDRHLENMNKVILATGLLVSYGYLMEHFIAWYSQNQYEFWTFYVNRATGPYAGVYWLMITCNVVTPNIFWFKKCRTSVPIMWVASIAVNIGMWCERFIIIVTSLSQDFLPSSWGIYTPTWVDWSIYVGTLGLFGTLFLLFLKFVPAVAISEVKELQLELKHAAHHNSHGAH, encoded by the coding sequence ATGGCCGAGACCGCTGCCCACCACCCGCTCGATCCGCTCGAGCCACGGGACCTCGTCGCGCCGCACCACGACGACAAGTCACTCAACGAGACGCTGCTGGACCATGTCTGGCGCAAGCCGGGCAAGGGCTGGTTCATGCTCTTCGGCCTGTCGCTCAGCGCGCTGGGTCTGCTCGTCATCGGTGTCACCTACACGCTGGCCCGCGGTATCGGCGTGTGGGGCAACAACCAGCCGGTCGGCTGGGCCTTCGACATCATCAACTTCGTCTGGTGGGTCGGCATCGGCCACGCCGGTACGCTCATCTCCGCCATCCTCCTGCTCTTCCAGCAGAAGTGGCGCACGAGCATCAACCGCTTCGCCGAAGCCATGACGCTGTTCGCCGTGATGTGCGCGGGTCTGTTCCCGCTGCTCCACACGGGCCGTCCCTGGTTCGCCTTCTGGCTGTTCCCGTACCCCAGCACCCTGGGCGCGTGGCCGCAGTTCCGCTCGCCGCTGGTGTGGGACGTGTTCGCCATCTCCACGTACCTCACGGTGTCCGCGCTGTTCTGGTTCGTGGGCCTCATCCCGGACCTGGCCGCGCTGCGTGACTCGTCCAAGACGAAGCTCCAGCGCACCATCTACGGCCTGTTCGCGCTCGGCTGGCGCGGCTCCGGTCGGCACTGGCACAACTACAAGATTGCGTACCTGCTCCTGGCCGGCCTCTCCACGCCGCTGGTCGTGTCGGTGCACACCATCGTTTCGTTCGACTTCGCCGTCTCCCTGCTGCCCGGCTGGCACGCGACCATCTTCCCGCCCTACTTCGTGGCCGGCGCCGTGTTCAGCGGCTTCGCGATGGTCATCACGCTCATCGTCCCGGCGCGCAAGTACCTGGGCCTGCGGGACGTGATTACCGACCGGCACCTGGAGAACATGAACAAGGTCATCCTGGCGACGGGCCTGCTCGTCTCCTACGGGTACCTGATGGAGCACTTCATCGCGTGGTACTCGCAGAACCAGTACGAGTTCTGGACCTTCTACGTGAACCGCGCGACGGGCCCCTACGCCGGCGTGTACTGGCTGATGATCACCTGCAACGTGGTCACGCCGAACATCTTCTGGTTCAAGAAGTGCCGGACCAGCGTCCCCATCATGTGGGTGGCCTCCATCGCCGTGAACATCGGCATGTGGTGCGAGCGCTTCATCATCATCGTCACGTCGCTGAGCCAGGACTTCCTGCCGTCGTCGTGGGGCATCTACACCCCGACCTGGGTTGACTGGAGCATCTACGTGGGAACGCTCGGCCTGTTCGGCACCCTGTTCCTGCTGTTCCTGAAGTTCGTGCCCGCGGTGGCCATCAGCGAGGTGAAGGAGCTCCAGCTCGAGCTCAAGCACGCCGCCCACCACAACAGCCACGGAGCGCACTAG
- the coxB gene encoding cytochrome c oxidase subunit II produces MSELLNNLLFLPESASTFAERVDLLHHFVVGTTMVMSAGVGLAALFMFFRYRRRLPAQATEYVVPTLKTEFLFVSVPLVFFLAWFGIGFRDFTWVTTPPKDAMDVYVMGKQWMWKFSYPEGPNGVNVMHVPANRPVRLLITSRDVLHSFYVPAFRIKMDALPGRYTQIWFEATKPGTYQVLCTEYCGLSHSKMLAEVVVLPEEEYEDWIKEQRRGRLQDRQDALADTSLVPPVARMVEQGQILAGTQGCLKCHSVDGSAHIGPTFLGMYDRVEKLDDGQDIRVDEAYITQSMMDPGAHLVAGYQNVMPTYQGKLQGPETAAIVEYIKSLRTPNVREGASEGPAYDPIQ; encoded by the coding sequence ATGAGCGAGCTTCTCAACAACCTTCTGTTCCTCCCGGAGAGCGCGTCCACGTTCGCGGAACGGGTCGACCTGCTGCACCACTTCGTCGTGGGAACGACGATGGTGATGTCGGCGGGCGTCGGCCTCGCGGCGCTGTTCATGTTCTTCCGGTACCGCCGGCGGCTCCCCGCCCAGGCGACGGAGTACGTCGTCCCCACGCTGAAGACGGAGTTCCTCTTCGTCTCCGTGCCGCTGGTGTTCTTCCTGGCCTGGTTCGGTATCGGCTTCCGGGACTTCACCTGGGTCACCACGCCGCCCAAGGACGCGATGGACGTCTACGTCATGGGCAAGCAGTGGATGTGGAAGTTCTCCTACCCGGAGGGCCCCAACGGCGTGAACGTGATGCACGTCCCCGCCAACCGTCCCGTGCGCCTGCTCATCACGTCCCGTGACGTGCTGCACTCGTTCTACGTGCCGGCGTTCCGCATCAAGATGGACGCGCTGCCGGGTCGCTACACGCAGATCTGGTTCGAGGCGACCAAGCCCGGCACGTACCAGGTGCTCTGCACCGAGTACTGCGGCCTGTCGCACTCGAAGATGCTGGCCGAGGTCGTCGTGCTCCCCGAGGAGGAGTACGAGGATTGGATCAAGGAGCAGCGCCGCGGCCGGCTGCAGGACCGTCAGGACGCGCTCGCGGACACCTCTCTGGTGCCGCCGGTCGCCCGGATGGTCGAGCAGGGGCAGATCCTGGCCGGCACGCAGGGCTGCCTCAAGTGCCACTCGGTGGACGGCTCGGCGCACATCGGCCCCACCTTCCTCGGCATGTATGACCGCGTGGAGAAGCTCGACGACGGTCAGGACATCCGGGTGGACGAGGCCTACATCACCCAGTCGATGATGGACCCGGGAGCCCACCTGGTGGCGGGCTACCAGAACGTGATGCCGACGTACCAGGGCAAGCTGCAGGGCCCGGAGACGGCCGCCATCGTCGAGTACATCAAGTCGCTTCGCACTCCGAACGTCCGCGAGGGCGCCTCCGAGGGACCCGCCTATGACCCCATCCAGTAG
- a CDS encoding cytochrome c oxidase subunit 3 family protein: MQSSAHTADGAANTPRLAMHFASLEVQNHAARLGMWLFLATEILLFAGLFVCYGCYRFLFPEAWAAGSRSLDLTMGTVNTVVLITSSLTAALAVHHAKHGENKKVGVMLALTLLMAVAFLVIKYFEYSHKFHVGTLPGRYYSYPDIQLPGISLYFTVYFCSTALHGLHVLIGMGVLTVAMIRAFRKGDFGPKNYTMVELGSMYWHLVDLVWIFLFPMLYLV, from the coding sequence ATGCAGTCTAGCGCTCACACCGCCGACGGCGCGGCCAACACGCCGCGCCTGGCGATGCACTTCGCGTCGCTCGAGGTGCAGAACCACGCCGCCCGTCTGGGGATGTGGCTGTTCCTGGCGACGGAAATCCTGCTCTTCGCCGGCCTCTTCGTCTGCTACGGCTGCTACCGCTTCCTGTTCCCGGAGGCGTGGGCGGCGGGCAGCCGCAGCCTGGACCTGACGATGGGCACGGTGAACACCGTGGTCCTCATCACGTCCTCGCTGACGGCGGCGCTCGCGGTGCACCACGCGAAGCACGGCGAGAACAAGAAGGTGGGCGTGATGCTGGCGCTCACCCTCCTGATGGCGGTCGCCTTCCTCGTCATCAAGTACTTCGAGTACAGCCACAAGTTCCACGTCGGGACGCTGCCGGGCCGCTACTACAGCTACCCGGACATCCAGCTGCCGGGCATCTCGCTGTACTTCACGGTCTACTTCTGCTCGACGGCGCTGCACGGTCTCCACGTCCTCATCGGGATGGGCGTGCTGACGGTGGCGATGATTCGCGCCTTCCGGAAGGGCGACTTCGGTCCGAAGAACTACACGATGGTCGAGCTGGGCAGCATGTACTGGCACCTCGTCGACCTGGTGTGGATCTTCCTGTTCCCCATGCTGTACCTGGTCTGA
- a CDS encoding cytochrome C oxidase subunit IV family protein has product MAIANESHQEEKNMTEHHGAGRYWLIWGVLLVLTIVTVVTGRMHLPSFGLLLAIVIATVKGTLVTLYFMHLAEHQGVNRLIFAVSIVFVILALVIPMADLGTRFRGANPPGSQYSDLQPPDIGTGEQRGRFGGGVHAPELKDAPPAKSH; this is encoded by the coding sequence ATGGCCATCGCCAACGAATCCCATCAGGAAGAGAAGAACATGACCGAGCACCACGGAGCGGGCCGCTACTGGCTCATCTGGGGTGTCTTGCTGGTGCTGACGATCGTCACCGTCGTCACCGGCCGCATGCACCTGCCGTCGTTCGGCCTGCTGCTCGCCATCGTCATCGCGACGGTGAAGGGCACGCTGGTGACGCTGTACTTCATGCACCTCGCGGAGCACCAGGGCGTCAACCGGCTCATCTTCGCCGTGTCCATCGTCTTCGTGATTCTCGCGCTCGTCATTCCCATGGCGGACCTGGGCACGCGCTTCCGCGGCGCCAACCCGCCGGGCTCGCAGTACAGCGACCTGCAGCCGCCGGACATCGGCACGGGTGAGCAGCGCGGCCGCTTCGGCGGCGGCGTGCACGCGCCGGAGCTGAAGGACGCTCCTCCCGCCAAGAGCCACTGA